A section of the Caldilineales bacterium genome encodes:
- a CDS encoding enoyl-CoA hydratase/isomerase family protein, producing MFEFVRFAVADGVATLTLNRPDRLNALTRAMTAEIIEAIKLCARDDAIRCLIVTGAGRGFCAGQDLEEFQALAGPETVGDHLRRGFNQIILGLYNLEKPVIGQINGVAAGAGLGIALATDLRIAADKARFAAAFIGIGLAPDSGVSWLLPRLLGPAKAFEMLASGGVIEAPDALRLGLANQVTPAEDLEPTVLALARRLAQAPTRGIGLTKRTLHRAAGLTLAEALDYEAQVQDIAIGTADHHEGVAAFLGKRAPHFVGR from the coding sequence ATGTTCGAGTTCGTTCGTTTCGCCGTCGCGGACGGCGTCGCTACCCTGACCCTCAACCGCCCCGACCGCCTGAACGCCCTGACCAGAGCAATGACGGCAGAGATCATCGAAGCGATCAAACTCTGCGCTCGCGACGACGCCATCCGCTGCCTGATCGTCACCGGAGCGGGGCGGGGCTTCTGCGCCGGGCAGGATTTGGAGGAATTCCAGGCGCTGGCAGGGCCAGAGACGGTGGGGGATCATCTGCGCCGCGGTTTCAACCAGATCATCCTCGGCCTGTACAACCTCGAGAAACCGGTCATCGGCCAGATCAACGGCGTGGCCGCCGGCGCGGGGTTGGGCATCGCCCTGGCAACCGACCTGCGCATCGCTGCGGACAAGGCCCGCTTTGCCGCCGCCTTCATTGGCATCGGTCTCGCCCCTGATAGCGGCGTCAGTTGGCTTCTGCCGCGCTTGCTGGGGCCAGCCAAAGCCTTCGAGATGCTGGCGAGCGGCGGGGTGATCGAGGCGCCTGACGCCCTACGCCTGGGCCTGGCCAACCAGGTGACGCCGGCCGAGGACCTGGAGCCGACCGTCCTCGCTTTGGCCCGGCGTCTGGCCCAGGCCCCCACCCGCGGCATCGGCCTGACCAAGCGCACCCTGCATCGGGCGGCCGGCCTCACCCTGGCCGAGGCCCTGGACTACGAGGCTCAGGTGCAGGACATCGCCATCGGCACCGCCGACCACCACGAGGGGGTGGCCGCTTTCCTGGGCAAACGCGCCCCTCACTTTGTCGGGAGGTAG